Proteins encoded by one window of Rhodamnia argentea isolate NSW1041297 chromosome 6, ASM2092103v1, whole genome shotgun sequence:
- the LOC115728380 gene encoding MLP-like protein 34: protein MAVRGKMEVEVDLESSAYQFYSFFRNTPHHLPKVCSDLHAGEIHEGEWVSGSSTRKWTYSVNSKKETFKEKVEFDDENKSVTHVGVEGDVFDYYKSYRATWQAVARGGGPAIAKMIIEYEKLDESMPHPVNYLDFMANVTKDIDAHLVKA from the exons ATGGCAGTGAGAGGGAAgatggaggtggaggtggatcTCGAGTCATCGGCCTATCAGTTCTACAGCTTCTTCAGGAACACCCCACACCACCTTCCCAAAGTTTGCAGCGATCTGCACGCTGGGGAGATTCATGAAGGTGAATGGGTCTCTGGGAGCTCCACTAGGAAATGGACTTACTCCGTCAACAGTAA AAAGGAAACATTCAAGGAGAAGGTAGAGTTTGACGATGAGAATAAGAGCGTAACCCATGTTGGCGTTGAAGGCGATGTGTTCGACTATTACAAGAGCTACAGGGCCACCTGGCAGGCAGTCGCTAGGGGCGGAGGACCAGCCATCGCCAAGATGATCATCGAGTACGAGAAGTTGGACGAGAGCATGCCTCACCCGGTCAACTATTTGGATTTCATGGCTAATGTCACTAAGGACATTGACGCTCACCTTGTCAAGGCCTAA